The Virgibacillus sp. SK37 region TCTTCAATGGAATCAAATTTAACATTTGTCATACCGATTTCTTGCCCTTGATATATAAAAGGGGTACCTTGCATGAGGAAATACATTGTTGCAAAGCTTTTTGCAGCTTCCTTACGTTTTTTGGTATCTTGAGCCCATGTAGAAACAGAGCGTGGTTGATCATGATTCTCTAAAAATAATGCATTCCAGCCAATACCATCCAAGCCTGTTTGCCATTTGCTTAATGTATGTTTTAGTGCTTCGATATCAAGTCCTCCGGTACTACTTGTCCCCCATAAATCTAAATGCTCAAATTGGAAAATCATGTTAAACTTGCCTTCTTTTTCACCAACCCATTCGTTAGCCTGTTCAATACTCACACCATTTGCTTCACCAACTGTCATAATATTATAGTTAGCAAAGGTTTTCTCTTTTAACTCTTCTAAATAAGTTTGAATGCCTGGTCGGTTCATGTGTCCTTCATAGGAAGGTACATAGGTTTTATTTTCTGGATTTGGTAAATCAGGAAATCCAGCCTTTTTCTTTATGTGAGAAATCGCATCAATCCTAAAACCGTCTATCCCCTTATCCAACCACCAATTCACCATTTTATACAAAGCGTAACGAACCTCTGGATTTTCCCAATTCAAATCAGGTTGTTTTTTTGAAAATACATGCATGTAATACTCGTTTGTTTCTTCATCATATTCCCATACTGATCCACCAAAGATAGATTCCCAGTTATTTGGAACTGCTCCATCTTTACCTTCATGCCAAATATAATAATCACGATAGGCATTGTCTTTACTAGAACGCGATTCTATAAACCAAGGATGCTCGTCTGAGGTGTGATTGATAACCAAATCCATAATTAATTTCATATCTCGAGCATGTACTTCTTTTAGTAATATATCAAAGTCTTCCATGGAGCCGAACTCTGACGAAATAGCTTGATAATCGCTAATGTCATATCCATTATCATCATTAGGAGATTGATAGATCGGTGAAATCCATATTACATCTATCCCTAAATTTTTTATGTAATCAAGCTTGGAAATAATTCCTTGCAGATCCCCAATACCATCACCATCAGAGTCCATAAAACTTCGAGGGTAAATTTGATAAGCAACTGCCTCTTTCCACCATTTTTTTTTCATCATGCTGCCTCCTATAATTCATTAAATTGGACTATTTTTCATATCTAAAACATTTAAGTAAATACGATAAAATGCTGAATAGGAAATAAATGCTATAAGCGCGCCAGTAAAGAAAGGCAGTAAAACAAGCCAGCCACCTATACTAATATATAAAATACCGCTACTTGCAAATAAATGAATAAAAAATAACTTAGGACTTACCAGCGTAAGAACAAAAGCTTTTTTCATTAAAACTGTCAACTTTTCATCATAATGAGCAAGTACAATAAAAAAGTTAATAGTAAAAATATAAATTACAACACCCAGTCCTAATATGCAGAACAGCAACAGAACGTTTATTTGTCTAACATATATAAAGTCAATAACTAAGATTGCCCATATACCAGTCAGTAAGAGTCCACCTAACAAACTGAAGCAATAATTTTTTCTGAAATATGTGAAGTAAGTTTTGATTAATGAACATTGTTCCTTTTTTAAAATCCAATCTCTTACCATAGCGAATAAAGCCGAAGTTGCAGGAAAAAACAGAAAAGGTGCCAACAGCAGTATTCCAATCGCTAAAATATATCTACTCTCTTTAGTCTCTGCGTATACAAAATTTAATAAGAGGTAAGCAATAGGCAGGTTTGATATAAACCAAGCGATATTAGTGATGGATAGACGCATAAACCATTCACTTAATTGATATATAATTGGCTTTTCATTACCCATTTAAATCCCTCCATTTAATAATGCGAAATCCTCCTCAAATGATTATTAATTTTTCGGAGGTTCTTGTAATGGCTGACATGATTCTCTTCTTTTAATAACAGTTGGAATGATGATACTCTTCTTATAGGCGGAAGTTTCCTTAATTTCTTGTACGACACATTTTGCTGCTTCATGTCCTAGTAAAAAAACTTGTGTATCTACAGATGTAAGTGCAGGACTCGATAATTGAGCAATTAATGCATTATTAAAACTTATAATACTTAATTCTTCAGGAACATCGATACCTTCCTTACGACATATTTGTAATACTTTCATCGCAACTAAGTCATCCGTTACTACAAGCGCAGTTGGTGGCCGATTTAGATTCATAAAACGAGATAAAATGTCATCCAATTCACTGTTAATGTCTGAGTTTGCAACGTATTCTTCCTTTAGAGGCAATTTATTTTTTGTTAGGGCATGCTGGTATCCTTTTAGTCTGTCGTTAGACACTTCATATTCTAAATCTCCCCCAATATAACCAACCGTTTGATGTCCCAGACCAATTAAGTAATCTGTTGCTTCTTCAGCTGACTTAACATTGTCATTATCAACAAACATAATTTTATCAGCATAATCATTAGGTCTACCTACAAGCACAAAAGGAACCTTACTTTCAATTAAATATGGAATCACTTTATCCCCGCGTTTTGAATAGGTAACAATCATTCCATCAACCCTTTTGCCTCGAACCATCTTAACAACATTTTCATAAATTTCTTCTTCAGACTCCCCGGTTGTCAGTGTTATATTATAATCTTCTTTATTAAAATATGCGCTAATTCCCCGTAAAACTTCTGGAAAGAATGGGTCATGCAACGAGTCACTTGCAGACTTTTTCATTACTATCCCTATGGTTCGAGTTTTTTGCTGTGCAAGTACATGTGCATTATAATTCAGATGATAGCCTAGCTCCTTCATTACCTGATGTACTTTGCGCTTTGTGTTTTCACTAATGCGTGGGCTATTGGAAATTACCCTTGATACGGTTGAAGGTGAAACATTTGCTTTTTTAGCAACATCTTTTATCGTAACTGCCATTATTGATATCTCCTATCTGCAATAAAGACTATTTTCTCGTTTATTAGGCGAATATTACTTAACAGCCCCTTCAGCAACACCATTAATAATTTGCTTTTGAGCAAAGAAGTAACCGATAATCACTGGCAATATAGCAATTGTTAAGCCAGCTAATGCGAGATGCCATTGCTTTGTATATTGCCCAAAGAAATAAAACATTTTTAAAGGTATCGTTGCCTGGTTTTCTGATAAAACAAGAGATGGGAGCAGATAATCGTTCCAAATCCAAATTACATTTAGAATAGCTACTGTAACGGTAATTGGTTTTAAAAGAGGAAAAATAATATGAATGAAGGTCTGAAATTTATTAGCACCATCGATAATTGCTGCTTCATCCAATGACTTGGAAATACCTGTCATAGCTCCGTGGTATAGGAAAATGGACAAGCTTGAACCGAAACCTAAATACATAAATATTAGTCCAAAACGATTTAACATTTCTACTTTACCAAACAACGCTACAAGCGGAATCATCACAGACTGAAAGGGAATTAGCATTGCTGATACAAATATTAATAATAAAGCACCACTTAATCTGCTTCTATTTCTTGCCAGTGCATAACCAGCCATAGAAGTAAAAAACAATATGATAATAACACTTAAGCCAGTTATAAATATTGAATTAAACAAAGATTGAATAAAATTCAAGTCAACAAAAGCCTCTTTAAAGTTTTCTATTGATAATGTGCCAGGCAAATTTAATACATCAGTAAATATTTCTCTTTTAGATTTAAATGCGTTAACAAGCATTAAGTAAAATGGTGATAACCACAATAAGCCTAGGAGGATGCCAATTATTTCAACAAGAAAGAGTTTCCGTTTTTTATACATTACAGGTCAACCTCCCGTTTTTTATTATAATACACTTGTGTAAGTGCAATTGCAGCAACCATTACGAAAAAGACTACAGCTTTCGCCTGTCCATAGGCCATTTCATTTGCACTGAAGGCGGTATTCACAATTTCCATCGCTACCATTTGGGTAGACTGAAAGGGTCCTCCATTAGTCAGCGATAAATTTTGGTCATAAATTTTAAATGAGTTTGATAAAGTTAGAAACATACTAATTGTAAAAGCTGGAGCTACTAAAGGAAATGTAATACTTTTAAATCGTTGCCAACTGTTAGCCCCATCTATTTCAGCAGATTCTTCTAATTCCTTAGGGATGTTCTGCAAATATGCTATATAGATAATCATAATATAACCAGCCATTTGCCAGCAGGTTAGAATAACTAATCCCCAAAAACCTGTGGCAGTTGTAGAGAGCCAGCCAGTTAAAGCTTCAATACCAAGTGCTTTTCCAATATCTCCAAATACGTTAATAAAAATAAACTGCCATATGAAACCAAGAATAAGTCCTCCAATTAAATTTGGCATAAAGAAAATAGTTCGCAGAAAGTTATTTGTTTTAATGTGACGCGTAACAAGAATCGCTAACCCTAACCCCAACACATTTAAAATAATTACAGTAACAACAGAAAATTTTATTGTAAACCAAATAGAATTAAGAAAAAGCTCGTCGCTAAATAATCGCGTATAATTTTCCAGGCCAATAAACTTTGTGGCAACTAAACCATTCCAATCAGTAAAAGAGTAAATCGTTCCGTAAATCAATGGGACGACAACTACAAGACCAAGTGCTACTAAAACAGGCGTCAAAAATAACCAAAACGACACATCTCTATTTTTCAAGGTAAATCCCTCCCAATAAAAAACATTAAAAAAGACAAGCTAACAAACATGGCACTATTTGTTAGCTTGTTTGTCCCGTTACTTCCTTTTTTCCTCCCATTTCGAAATAGCATCTTTCTCAAGTTCTTCCCATGTCATATCGCCAGCTAAATATTGCTGAGCATTCGCTCCCATCACTGCCGTTCCCCACGGATTGCTCGGATAACCTGCAAATATCCAACCAATTGTTTTTCCTTCAGAGGCATACTCATAAATATCTTGTGACAACGGATCGGAAATTTTCTCTGTATCATAGCCTTCATAAGCAGGTATGAATTTAAGCTCATTCAAAACGGCTTCTTTTCCTTCATCAGAAGTATACATCCAATCCAGAAATTTTTTGGAGGCTTCAACAACCTCTTTATCAGAATTATTATTAACTGCCCAGTAGTTTGGAACTCCCACCGGAATACTACCTTCAAAACCTTCTACCGGAATTGGCAGTACGCCAATATTCTCAGCAACTTCAGGATCCATTTGTTCAACCGATGGATAAACCCAGTTTCCTTGTTGAATCATCGCTACACGTTCAAGCGAAAAATACTCTTCCACTTGTTGAGAATAATCCAGACTTAACACCGGCTGCACAGAATATTTATTTTGCAAATCCAGAAAACGCTTCATTTCTTTGCCTCTTTCAAATTTTACCGTATCAGATTCAAACGCTTTCATTACATCGTGGTCAAATTCAGGAGCCAAGAAAGCATTTGCCAAATGATCACCCATTACCCATGCTTCCTTACCAGGTAAGGCAAAAACCGCTTCTATCTCCAGCTCATCTTTTTTACTGTCTAACTTTTCAACAGCTTGCTCTAAATCTTCGAACGTAAGTATCTCTTCTGGTTTTATGCCAGCCTCTTCAAATAGACGCTTATTATAAATTAGTCCATATCCTTCTTGGTTAAATGGCAAACCCAGTATTTTATCACCATCCTGAACTGTTGCTAAGGTACCATCAATAGCTGCCTTTGCAGCTTCTGTATCTGACATATCTGCTAAGTATTTTTTATAGTCAATTACATCTTGCGGGCCAGTCACATTAAAGATATCCGGTTCATCACCAGAGGAGAATTGAGACTTTAAGACAGGAGCATATTCCGTTCCGCCGCCCACTGTTTTAACGTTAATTTTAACATCTGGATTTTTTTCTTCATATTGCTTGGCCAGTGCTTCAAATTGGTCCTTAAACTCTACCTTCCCTTGGAAAATATCAATAGTAACTTTATCTCCGGAACTCGCTTCACTGTTGTTCGATTTATTGCTATCATCTGATGAACAACCTGCTAAAAACAAACCAATTATCATTGCAACAACTGCTACCTTTGAAAACAAATGCTTTGCTCTCATTTCACTCAACTCCCCTTTTTGGTGTTAGCTCATTCATGAATACGTTTGCATTCTTTAATAAAATTATGCACACATATTATAAACAAGTTAAAAGTATAGCAATTAAAACAAGGATGGCACTAGTGAGTCACTCTTATACATTTATGTGCATTTATTGCGCAACCGTTTGCATTAATTGCTAGTTAAATAATAGCATTCTACTAAATAAATTACAAGTGGAAATTATCAAAAAAATGAGAGGTGAAAATTCTATCCTGAAAACTTGTAGACGTAAGCTCAATAAACTTATATAAAAGAACTAAAAAGTCTAAATAAGCACCTTTAGGTTTGAATTAAGTAGTATAATTCGAGTGGGTATCACTTAAAGATCAATTAGAATTTATTCATGTTCTTTGTGACATAAAAATTATTTATTATAGGAACTCACAACCCAATAAAAGACCGAATGATGTGAATACACCAAACGGTCTTTTTCATTTAACAGCCCGCTAAAAAGTCATAGCGAGCTGCAATTACCTACATTATTAGAATAATAGGATTCTCTTTAACTCTACCAAAGCTGTCCTCTCTACTACCCCCGAAAAGAACCCGACGCCGCTCCTCCAACAGAATAATGCTGCCACTCATATGGAAGCAGCTCCTGGTACATGGGCTGAAGGAAGCGGTCATCGATCAGGGCGATGATGCCATGGTCTGTATCTGTACGAATGAGCCGCCCGCCTGCTTGCAGTACTTTATTCATCCCAGGATAAACATACGCATAGTTATAACCGTTGTGCCCATTGGCCTGGAAATGATCCTTAATGATATCCCGTTCAAATCCAATTTGCGGCAGACCGACTCCGACGATTATTACTCCTGATAAACGATCTCCTTTCAAATCCACTCCCTCGGAAAAAATCCCGCCTAATACAGCAAACCCAACGAGCCGCTCCTCATTTTCTTGAAAGGAATTCAAAAAGTCCTCCCGCCGTTCCTCTGTCATGCCTGTTTCCTGTAAGATCACTTTTTCTCCCGGTGCTGTTGCGGTAAACTGCTCATATACCTGCAGCATATATTTATAGGATGGGAAAAATACGAGAAAATTCCCTTCCCTCTGCTGTAATAAATCAACGATAAATTGGACCATCGGCTCTAACGTATGCTCCCTGTCACGATACCTAGTTGATAAAGGCTGGATAATCACTTCCGCATTTTCACGCTGAAACGGGGACGGGATGGATACAACATAATCTTCCGCCTTTCCACCAAGCAAGTCCATATAGTAGCCTGCAGGGGTTAGCGTGGCAGAGAAGAAGATCTTGGAACGAAATCCTTTACCCATTTGCTTTAGCTGATGGGAAGGATCCAGGCAAAACAACTTTAACTGAACATCACTACCCTCAAGCGTCATATAACTGGTAAAACGCTTATCATACAATCTGGCAATTTTCACAAACGCCTGGGCACTAAAGTAGCCATTCAGCAATAATTCCTCCGCTTCCCCGCCACGCATTAGCTCTTCTTCTGCCGCATACGCGAAGGCATCCACGACATGTACAAGCTTTTCATCCAATTCTTTTTCCAGCTGTTGATTTTGCTTCTTCTTTTCCAAAAAATACTCATTTACGGCATTTGCCGATTTGGCTATAACTTCATTTTCATCTTTATACATCCGGTATATAGCAAGAAATGTTTCCTTCTCCACGGTTGCCGAATACATCTCTCGCGCACGATCGACAAGATTATGTGCCTCATCAACGAGCAACGCAGACTTTTTCCTCTGTTCATCCAACAGTCGCTGCAAGGACACCTTTGGATCAAAAATATAATTATAATCGCAAATCACTGCATCTGCTGCATATGCCAAATCTAATGAAAACTCAAACGGACAGACGGTATGCTTGCGTGCATATTGTTCAATCACCGATCGGGTCATTAATGTCTCGTTCTGCAAAATATCCAATATTGCTCCATTAATTCGATCATAATACCCATTGGCAAAAGGACATTCCGCCTTGTCACAATTTACCTGTTCCTGAAAACAAATCTTATCCTTAGCTGTAATTGTAACGACCGTAATTGCCAGACCCTTTTCCTGTAACAGACGGAAAGCTTCTTCTGCGGCAGTTCGGGTAATCGTCTTTGCTGTCAGATAAAAGATTTTTTCCAAGTGACCCTCGCCAATCGCCTTTATAGAAGGAAAAATGGTTGAGATTGTCTTCCCGATTCCCGTCGATGCTTTGGCAAACAGTGTCTTCTGTTCTTGAATCGTTTTATACACAGCTCCCGCAAGCTTGCGTTGTCCGTCCCTATAGCTATCAAACGGAAATGCCAGCATCTTTGTACTTTCATCCCGTTTCTGCTTCAGTTCTATGCGGAGTCTGGCATACGGAGCATATTGGGCAATCACATCCATGACAAAATCGGCCAATTCCTCACGCGTTAAGCTTCGCTGAAAATATTTCTTTTCCTCTGTACGAACTTGTATGTAGGTGAGCTGAATATTTATCTTCTCCAGATCATTATCTTTTGCATAAATATAGGCATAGACCGTTGCTTGGGCCCAGTGAACAGGATAGCTATCCTCCGTGATAACTTCCAGCGACCCGGAGGTTGATTTAATTTCATCAATGGTCAGTGATCCATCATCACTTTTAAGAAGGCCGTCACAGCGTCCATCTATTTGAAACAACATCTCTTCAAAAGGGACTTCGGTTTTTAGATAAACTTCCTTTTGATCGTTTTTACCGTACGTCTTTTGAACTTTCTGGTGTGCCTTAGTGCCGTCCACCAAAGGTTGCGAACTGCGGAAACCAGTTTCTATACTGCCACTGCGAAAAACATACTCCACTAGCGTCCTCGCAGCTATTTTTATGCTCTGCTTCATATTATCACCCGAAAAATTTAGCGTTGCTTTTAGTGTAGCATGCGGGGAGGAAGGTGTCATCTTTTCGGGGAACATTTGTTTTGGTTGGATGATTGTACACTGGGTCTCTATCAACGCCTGGATTTATCTCCTCTGGCTACTCAAACGTTTACAGGGCTTGTCCTCATTTTCTATGGTGATTCTCCCCACAAAAAGGTAAAATGGAAAAGTAGTAAAAAATAAGGAGAAGATTATGCTATTATTCCTAAACTTTTTTAAAAAGAAAAAGAACGAAGAGCCAAAACAAATACATACTAACCCCCAGAAACCCCAAAAAACAAATGAGCATGTAGCTACCAGAAAAGGTGAGATAGGAGAATACAAGATTGATATTCAATTGGATCAGCTACCAAAAGGTTATCGCTACCTTAGTGATCTTCTTGTGAAAAATCCAAAAGCGAAGTCAGGACATTCACAAATTGACCACGTCGTCTTAACTTCCCATGGTATATTTACCATCGAAACAAAGAACTACCAAGGGACCATCTATGGCGGAAAAGACCGGAAAACATGGTTGGTTAATGGTAAGTTTAAAATGATGAATCCTTTCGTGCAAAACTATGGACATATAGAGGCATTAAAAACATTAATTGATAAAAAATACCATGACCTATTTATCTCCATGGTATCTTTTACAAAACGTTCCACATTTAAAGTAGGCGATGATTACCGTAAAATAGCATCCAATGAACTCATCGTATATGACATTGAATTATCAGAGTTCCTCCATAGGAAGGTATCCGTACTGAAGATTCATCACAAAGAACCACTCCTATCTGAGAAAGACATTGACACAATCTATCATACCTTATTAAAGGCTAATATTACTGATTCTAAGATTAGAGAAGAGCATAAGCATGCATTAAAAACAAATACATCGATAGAAGATTCCAGTTCAAATTCTACTTGTGTCATTTGCAATAAACCTGTTTCACAAAAAGTAGAAGCATTCTGTTTATCAAATAAAAAATTCAATGGGAAAATCTTTTGTTATGCACATCAGAAAACGGCTAACTAAAACAATAAGTAAATCCACGAAACGGCATCCGTCGTTTCGTGGATTTCTTGATAATATTAATATAAACTCTCAGTCTCTCCTAAACCTTCCCTAAGAAATATACTTCAGCAAATACCATCCCTCCTAACCCCAGTGACAGACAGCCTATAAAGATGATAAAGTAAGGAAAGTTAATTCATAAAGAACAGAATGATAAGCTCAAATTTAGCAGAAACAAAATGGAGGAAACTATGAACTATAAAACTATTTTATTCGATGTGGATGATACATTAATGGACTTTGGTGCCTCAGAAAAAAGTGCTCTTCACTATACTTTTCTTGCTTACAAATTACCAACGGGATTAGTGGATTACCAACCTGATTACAGAAAAATCAGCAAAGGGCTATGGAGGGATCTGGAGCAGGGGCTTTTATCTGTAACCGAACTAGGGGTAGAGAGGTTTAGAAGGCTCTTTCTTCAGCATGAACTTGATATTAATCCGAAAACATTCAATGAAGTATATCTTAACTATCTCGGTAAAGAAGTACATCACATGGATGGAGTCTTAGAATTATTTGATCAGCTTAACGACTATAAGCTAGGTGTTGTAACAAATGGATTCACTACAGTGCAAAATTCTAGATTGAGTCGTTCTCCGCTATATAAAAGCTTCGACCATATCATTACTTCTGAGGATGCCGGTTACCAGAAGCCTCACGTAGGTTTCTTTGATTATACCTTTTCTAAACTAGGTATTAAGGAGAAGGAGGATGTTTTGATCGTTGGTGACTCATTAACATCTGACATCCAAGGTGGAATCAATTACGGTGTAGATACTTGCTGGTTCAATCCACATAAAAAAGAGAACAACACGGAAATTAAGCCAACCTATGAGATCTGTGAACTGGCAGAGCTTATAGAAATAGTAGAAAAAGAGAAAGTTTAAGCTCCTTTTTACGCTTGTATCTATTTCTACACCACGGGCCCAAAGTATGACATCAATCTCCTTTTTCTACCAAATTTAGTGCTATTAACTCTTTCATTCTAAACTATTTAGAATATTATAGAAATAGTATACTAGAATTGGAGTGATTTATTTGTTAAGGAGAAAAGGCACTAAATCTTTTTCATGGTTGCTAACATTAGTGATGGCAGTGAGTCTTGCTATGCCATCATTAAGCTATGCTGACGAGGCGGAAAGCAATAGCATTCAACAAGCGTATGAGCTCGATGATGGGGTTACTGCAGAAAAGTATGATTATGCAGATGCTATTAAAGAGACCATCTATGTGGAATCTACATTGGATAGTGATGAAGATGGGACCCCCGATCGAATTGCAGCAGACATCATCCGACCAAAGGAATCAAACGGCGACATGAAGGTGCCTGTAATTATGGATGCAAGCCCATATTACGAGAGTCTTGGGCGTGGAAACGAATCTGAAATAAAGGATACTGACGGTGATGGTGTCAATGATATGTTTCCATTATTTTATGACAACTACTTTGTTCCGAGAGGATATGCTGTGGTGCAAGTAGATATGGTAGGGACTAACAACTCGGATGGTTGCCCGACAACAGGCGGCTTTGAAGAAATAGAAAGTATTAAAGTCGTAATAGAATGGTTAAACGGAAAAGGCAAAGCATGGGACGAAAACGGAGATGAAATTGCTGCAGACTGGTCAACAGGAAAGGTTGGTATGATTGGCAAATCCTATGATGGTACATTGGCTAACGGTGTGGCCGCTACTGGCGTGGAGGGCCTCGAAACAATTGTCCCGATCGGAGCAATCAGTAGTTGGTACGATTATTATCGCTATGAAGGTATTTCGTTTCGCAAAAATGGTCCCAACGGTTTATCCAAGTTGGTCACAAGCAGCGAAAGAGTCCCTGCCTGTGCCCCAGTTCGTGAGAATATCAAGGAAAAAGCTGACGACGAAACTGGTGACTATAACTCCTTTTGGGATGAACGCAATTATATAAAAGATGCACATAACATAGAAGCAAGTGTATTCGTTGTACATGGTATTAATGATTATAATGTGAAGGCAAATCACTTTTCAAACTGGTGGGAAGTTTTAAAAGAAAATGATGTGCCAAGAAAACTCTGGCTTACCCAAACAGGACATGTGGATCCATTTGATTTCCGTAGAGAAGAATGGGTTAATACCCTCCATCGCTGGTTTGATCATTGGTTACTAGATATTGATAACGGAATTATGGACGAACCGGCTGTAGATATTGAACGGGAAGCAGATGAATGGGAGACCTACTCTTCCTGGCCGGATCAGAATGCGAAAGCTGTGAAAGTAAGACTTGCACCTGCCGTTGGCAACCTACCAGGTGTGTTAACAACAGGGCCGGTTAAAGGCAATTTCACCCAAACCTTCGTTGATGAACCGTACCAGCGTGAAAGCGCAATGGTAGAGGATGAATTTTCAACAAAGGAAAATAGGTTAATGTTCATGACCCCAAAATTGGAAGATGATCTTCGACTAAGTGGGATTCCGGAAATTGATATTCGCGCAAACGTTAATAAAGAAGATACTAATTTAACCGCGCTTATCGTGGATTACGGAGCAGATGAAAGAGTCAATCATCGTGACCGTGGTGAAGGTGTTCGTACCCTTGAAGAGGAAAGCTGTTGGGGACAAAGCACAGCAGCCGATGATGCTTGTTATAAAGAAACAGAAAAGACAACTCATGAGGCACCATATGAAATTGTCACACATGGTTGGATGGATGCAACAAACTGGAAAACTCTTGATTATACAGACTTGCTAAAACCTGAGAAAAGCTACCGTTTCCAATGGGATACACTACCAGAGGACTATGTCTTTAAGGAAGGTCATCGGATTGGTATTGTTATTGCAGGTAGTAATTACCAACGCTTACTTCCTATGCAAAACAAAGCAACCATTGAAGTCTCTTTAGGACAGAGCAAGGCACTTCTTCCTATTGTTGGCGGAAAAAAGGCATTTGAGGCTGCAGTAGAAGAATAATAGAAAAAGGATGTTACCAAAATTCGGTGACATCCTTTTTTAATTACAGAGCTTTCTCCTTACTTGTTCTTCAGTCAGCCATTCATCCCCCGTTTTGATGACCTTCTCAGCTTCCATAAGTTTAGAAAGCAATCTGAGCGTACTCCTCCATGTTTATATATAATACAAAACTAATAATTAGACAGATACTGTTCCCGTTCCCATGGATGAACAGTCGTACGGAACATATCCCATTCGATCTGCTTGGCTTCCACAAAATGTTCCAGTAGATGCTCACCAAGTGCTTGCTTAATAATTTCATCCTGCTCCAGCTCTTCTAATGCAT contains the following coding sequences:
- a CDS encoding alpha-glucosidase; the protein is MKKKWWKEAVAYQIYPRSFMDSDGDGIGDLQGIISKLDYIKNLGIDVIWISPIYQSPNDDNGYDISDYQAISSEFGSMEDFDILLKEVHARDMKLIMDLVINHTSDEHPWFIESRSSKDNAYRDYYIWHEGKDGAVPNNWESIFGGSVWEYDEETNEYYMHVFSKKQPDLNWENPEVRYALYKMVNWWLDKGIDGFRIDAISHIKKKAGFPDLPNPENKTYVPSYEGHMNRPGIQTYLEELKEKTFANYNIMTVGEANGVSIEQANEWVGEKEGKFNMIFQFEHLDLWGTSSTGGLDIEALKHTLSKWQTGLDGIGWNALFLENHDQPRSVSTWAQDTKKRKEAAKSFATMYFLMQGTPFIYQGQEIGMTNVKFDSIEDYRDVAIKNLYKNEREAGKSHEEVMKIIWRNGRDNSRTPMQWDTTKNAGFTTGNPWIKVNENYKEINVEAELQDYSSILNYYKSLIQLRKNNDVLVYGSYELMNPEHKEIFAYKRYLDEDTFIVMTNLFDKETEIDLPYDLVGKQAIVQLRNYPDEKSSEEKCEISQQMTFQPFEARVYKLI
- a CDS encoding YesL family protein; the encoded protein is MGNEKPIIYQLSEWFMRLSITNIAWFISNLPIAYLLLNFVYAETKESRYILAIGILLLAPFLFFPATSALFAMVRDWILKKEQCSLIKTYFTYFRKNYCFSLLGGLLLTGIWAILVIDFIYVRQINVLLLFCILGLGVVIYIFTINFFIVLAHYDEKLTVLMKKAFVLTLVSPKLFFIHLFASSGILYISIGGWLVLLPFFTGALIAFISYSAFYRIYLNVLDMKNSPI
- a CDS encoding LacI family DNA-binding transcriptional regulator, with the protein product MAVTIKDVAKKANVSPSTVSRVISNSPRISENTKRKVHQVMKELGYHLNYNAHVLAQQKTRTIGIVMKKSASDSLHDPFFPEVLRGISAYFNKEDYNITLTTGESEEEIYENVVKMVRGKRVDGMIVTYSKRGDKVIPYLIESKVPFVLVGRPNDYADKIMFVDNDNVKSAEEATDYLIGLGHQTVGYIGGDLEYEVSNDRLKGYQHALTKNKLPLKEEYVANSDINSELDDILSRFMNLNRPPTALVVTDDLVAMKVLQICRKEGIDVPEELSIISFNNALIAQLSSPALTSVDTQVFLLGHEAAKCVVQEIKETSAYKKSIIIPTVIKRRESCQPLQEPPKN
- a CDS encoding carbohydrate ABC transporter permease, with amino-acid sequence MYKKRKLFLVEIIGILLGLLWLSPFYLMLVNAFKSKREIFTDVLNLPGTLSIENFKEAFVDLNFIQSLFNSIFITGLSVIIILFFTSMAGYALARNRSRLSGALLLIFVSAMLIPFQSVMIPLVALFGKVEMLNRFGLIFMYLGFGSSLSIFLYHGAMTGISKSLDEAAIIDGANKFQTFIHIIFPLLKPITVTVAILNVIWIWNDYLLPSLVLSENQATIPLKMFYFFGQYTKQWHLALAGLTIAILPVIIGYFFAQKQIINGVAEGAVK
- a CDS encoding carbohydrate ABC transporter permease; translated protein: MKNRDVSFWLFLTPVLVALGLVVVVPLIYGTIYSFTDWNGLVATKFIGLENYTRLFSDELFLNSIWFTIKFSVVTVIILNVLGLGLAILVTRHIKTNNFLRTIFFMPNLIGGLILGFIWQFIFINVFGDIGKALGIEALTGWLSTTATGFWGLVILTCWQMAGYIMIIYIAYLQNIPKELEESAEIDGANSWQRFKSITFPLVAPAFTISMFLTLSNSFKIYDQNLSLTNGGPFQSTQMVAMEIVNTAFSANEMAYGQAKAVVFFVMVAAIALTQVYYNKKREVDL
- a CDS encoding ABC transporter substrate-binding protein → MRAKHLFSKVAVVAMIIGLFLAGCSSDDSNKSNNSEASSGDKVTIDIFQGKVEFKDQFEALAKQYEEKNPDVKINVKTVGGGTEYAPVLKSQFSSGDEPDIFNVTGPQDVIDYKKYLADMSDTEAAKAAIDGTLATVQDGDKILGLPFNQEGYGLIYNKRLFEEAGIKPEEILTFEDLEQAVEKLDSKKDELEIEAVFALPGKEAWVMGDHLANAFLAPEFDHDVMKAFESDTVKFERGKEMKRFLDLQNKYSVQPVLSLDYSQQVEEYFSLERVAMIQQGNWVYPSVEQMDPEVAENIGVLPIPVEGFEGSIPVGVPNYWAVNNNSDKEVVEASKKFLDWMYTSDEGKEAVLNELKFIPAYEGYDTEKISDPLSQDIYEYASEGKTIGWIFAGYPSNPWGTAVMGANAQQYLAGDMTWEELEKDAISKWEEKRK